The DNA sequence ACTCTAATTTTCAAGATTTTTCAAGCGACTAATCTTGCCACAAATTCATAGCATCGAGGAAATCAGCTGAAGCCTGAACTTGTTTGGGATTGTTCGCTTCTCGCTCTGCTCGTTTGGCCTCCACCTGAGCCACAGACTGGATACCTTCATGGCGCCAGTTACGAAGGATTGCCTGAATGTACTTCCAGTTTGGTTTGCCATTAAAAACCGCCTCTCGGAGAGCTTCCTTGATCAAATCCGCCTTGATTCCATCTTCTTTGACAGTCTTGGAAAGATCTTCGATTTCAAATGGTGTTAACAAGCGCCCCAATTCCTGCTGAAAGGTTTCAACCAGATCCTTCAATTGATTTTTGGAGTTTGGGGCAGTTGT is a window from the Streptococcus oralis genome containing:
- a CDS encoding DnaD domain-containing protein gives rise to the protein MTYFDAFKSGNLVLPSALLLHFKELFPSSEDFLVWQFFYLQNTTALGDVSPSQIAEIIGKEVADVNQSISNLTENGLLQYRTIELNGEIELIFDASLAFESLDSLLDSQTPATTAPNSKNQLKDLVETFQQELGRLLTPFEIEDLSKTVKEDGIKADLIKEALREAVFNGKPNWKYIQAILRNWRHEGIQSVAQVEAKRAEREANNPKQVQASADFLDAMNLWQD